The following coding sequences are from one Streptomyces sp. NBC_01294 window:
- a CDS encoding NADH-quinone oxidoreductase subunit G, with product MTVTTTAASGGDAAGPHGTSENMVSLTIDGAELSVPKGTLVIRAAEQLGIEIPRFCDHPLLSPVGACRQCIVEVEGQRKPMASCTITCTDGMVVKTQLTSEVADKAQRGVMELLLINHPLDCPVCDKGGECPLQNQAMSHGNAESRFEGKKRTYEKPVPISTQVLLDRERCVLCARCTRFSNEIAGDPMIELLERGALQQVGTGEGDPFESYFSGNTIQICPVGALTSAAYRFRSRPFDLVSSPSVCEHCAGGCATRTDHRRGKVLRRLAAEDPEVNEEWVCDKGRFGFRYAQRPDRLTTPLVRNAAGVLEPASWPEALEAAANGLAAARGRAGVLTGGRLTVEDAYAYAKFARVVLDTNDIDFRARVHSAEEAEFLAATVAGTGKDLDGEGVTYTSLEAAPTVLLVGIEAEEEAPGVFLRLRKAHRKHKQRTFALAPFATRGLEKTGGTLLAAAPGTEPEWLDALASRTGLEAGGTEAADALRRPGAVIVVGERLAGVPGALTAAVRAAAATGAKLVWIPRRAGERAAIEAGALPSLLPGGRPATDPRARDEVATAWGLDELPHRYGRDTGQIVEAAATRELSALLVAGVEVTDLPDPDRARTALQEAFVVSLELRAGEVTDHADVVLPVAAVAEKAGAFINWEGRVRPFEAALKPDQMTRRLAPADARVLHMLADAADRPIALPDVHAVRREIDALGPWAGERAAGQATDTVPLPRPGVGEAVLAGHRLLLDLGRLQEGDDALAGTRHEASARLSAATAAETGVKNGDVLAVTGPAGTVELPLRITEMPDRVVWLPLNSTGSGVLADAGARPGTLVRIGPALPAGAGAAPAEVDA from the coding sequence ATGACCGTCACCACTACGGCCGCCTCCGGAGGAGACGCGGCCGGGCCGCACGGGACGTCCGAGAACATGGTCTCGCTGACCATCGACGGGGCCGAGCTGTCCGTGCCCAAGGGCACCCTCGTCATCCGGGCCGCGGAGCAGCTCGGCATCGAGATCCCCCGGTTCTGCGACCACCCCCTCCTCTCCCCGGTCGGCGCCTGCCGCCAGTGCATCGTCGAGGTCGAGGGCCAGCGCAAGCCGATGGCCTCCTGCACCATCACCTGCACCGACGGCATGGTCGTCAAGACCCAGCTGACGTCCGAGGTCGCCGACAAGGCCCAGCGCGGGGTGATGGAGCTGCTGCTCATCAACCACCCGCTGGACTGCCCGGTCTGTGACAAGGGCGGCGAGTGCCCGCTGCAGAACCAGGCGATGTCGCACGGCAACGCCGAATCGCGTTTCGAGGGCAAGAAGCGCACGTACGAGAAGCCGGTCCCGATCTCCACCCAGGTGCTGCTGGACCGCGAGCGGTGCGTGCTCTGCGCGCGCTGCACCCGCTTCTCCAACGAGATCGCCGGCGACCCGATGATCGAGCTGCTGGAGCGCGGCGCGCTGCAGCAGGTCGGCACCGGTGAGGGCGACCCCTTCGAGTCGTACTTCTCCGGCAACACCATCCAGATCTGCCCGGTCGGCGCCCTCACCTCGGCCGCCTACCGGTTCCGCTCCCGCCCCTTCGACCTCGTCTCCTCCCCGAGCGTGTGCGAGCACTGCGCGGGCGGCTGCGCGACCCGTACCGACCACCGGCGCGGCAAGGTGCTGCGGCGCCTCGCCGCCGAGGACCCCGAGGTCAATGAGGAGTGGGTCTGCGACAAGGGCCGCTTCGGGTTCCGCTACGCGCAGCGCCCGGACCGGCTGACCACCCCGCTCGTGCGCAACGCCGCCGGGGTGCTGGAGCCGGCGAGCTGGCCCGAGGCCCTGGAGGCCGCGGCTAACGGGCTCGCCGCCGCGCGCGGCCGGGCCGGGGTGCTCACCGGCGGCCGGCTCACCGTCGAGGACGCCTACGCGTACGCCAAGTTCGCCCGGGTCGTGCTGGACACCAACGACATCGACTTCCGGGCCCGCGTGCACAGCGCGGAGGAGGCCGAGTTCCTGGCCGCCACCGTGGCCGGCACCGGCAAGGACCTCGACGGCGAGGGGGTCACGTACACCTCGCTGGAGGCGGCGCCCACCGTGCTGCTCGTCGGCATCGAGGCGGAGGAGGAGGCCCCCGGCGTCTTCCTGCGGCTGCGCAAGGCCCACCGCAAGCACAAGCAGCGGACCTTCGCCCTGGCCCCCTTCGCCACCCGCGGCCTGGAGAAGACGGGCGGCACCCTGCTGGCCGCCGCCCCCGGCACCGAGCCCGAGTGGCTCGACGCGCTGGCCTCCCGGACCGGCCTGGAGGCGGGCGGCACCGAAGCCGCCGACGCGCTGCGCCGGCCCGGGGCCGTCATCGTCGTCGGGGAGCGCCTCGCCGGGGTGCCCGGCGCGCTGACCGCCGCCGTACGGGCCGCCGCCGCGACCGGGGCGAAGCTGGTGTGGATCCCGCGCCGCGCCGGGGAGCGGGCCGCGATCGAGGCGGGCGCGCTGCCGTCCCTGCTGCCGGGCGGCCGTCCGGCCACCGACCCGCGGGCGCGCGACGAGGTCGCCACCGCCTGGGGCCTGGACGAACTCCCGCACCGCTACGGCCGCGACACCGGCCAGATCGTCGAGGCGGCCGCGACCCGGGAGCTCTCGGCCCTGCTGGTCGCGGGCGTCGAGGTGACCGACCTGCCGGACCCGGACCGTGCGCGGACCGCCCTCCAGGAGGCCTTCGTGGTCTCCCTGGAACTGCGGGCCGGCGAGGTCACGGACCACGCGGACGTCGTCCTGCCGGTCGCCGCGGTCGCCGAGAAGGCGGGCGCGTTCATCAACTGGGAGGGCAGGGTCCGGCCGTTCGAGGCCGCGCTCAAGCCCGACCAGATGACCCGCCGGCTCGCCCCGGCCGACGCCCGCGTGCTGCACATGCTGGCCGACGCCGCCGACCGGCCGATCGCGCTGCCCGACGTACACGCCGTACGCCGGGAGATCGACGCGCTCGGCCCGTGGGCCGGGGAGCGCGCCGCCGGACAGGCGACGGACACCGTGCCGCTGCCCCGCCCGGGCGTCGGCGAGGCGGTCCTCGCGGGCCACCGGCTCCTGCTCGACCTCGGCCGGCTCCAGGAGGGCGACGACGCCCTGGCCGGCACCCGGCACGAGGCCAGTGCCCGGCTGTCGGCGGCCACAGCCGCCGAGACGGGCGTCAAGAACGGCGACGTCCTCGCGGTCACCGGCCCGGCCGGCACCGTGGAACTCCCGCTCCGGATCACCGAGATGCCCGACCGCGTGGTCTGGCTCCCGCTGAACTCCACCGGCTCCGGCGTCCTCGCCGACGCCGGAGCCCGCCCGGGCACCCTCGTACGCATCGGC
- the nuoF gene encoding NADH-quinone oxidoreductase subunit NuoF, whose protein sequence is MTVSTELSKNGSPEKLLAPVLSAFWDEPQSWTLETYRRHEGYEGLRKALAMTPDDLIAYVKDSGLRGRGGAGFPTGMKWQFIPQGDGKPHYLVVNADESEPGTCKDIPLLFANPHSLIEGMIIACYAIRSQHAFIYLRGEVVPVLRRLHEAVREAYEAGYLGKDILGSGLDLDITVHAGAGAYICGEETALLDSLEGRRGQPRLRPPFPAVEGLYACPTVVNNVESIASVPAILNKGKDWFKAMGTEKSPGFTLYSLSGHVVGPGQYEAPLGITLRQLLDMSGGMRPGHRLKFWTPGGSSTPMFTDEHLDVPLDYEGVGAAGSMLGTKALQCFDETTCVVRAVTRWTEFYAHESCGKCTPCREGTYWLVQLLRDIEAGKGVMSDLDKLNDIADNINGKSFCALGDGAASPIFSSLKYFREEYEQHITGKGCPFDPRKSTLWADTEVNA, encoded by the coding sequence ATGACCGTGTCCACCGAACTGAGCAAGAACGGCAGCCCGGAGAAGCTTCTCGCCCCCGTGCTGTCGGCCTTCTGGGACGAGCCGCAGTCGTGGACGCTGGAGACCTACCGGCGTCACGAGGGCTACGAGGGCCTGCGCAAGGCGCTCGCGATGACCCCGGACGACCTCATCGCGTACGTGAAGGACTCGGGTCTGCGCGGCCGCGGCGGCGCGGGCTTCCCCACCGGGATGAAGTGGCAGTTCATCCCGCAGGGCGACGGAAAGCCGCACTACCTCGTCGTGAACGCGGACGAGTCGGAGCCGGGAACCTGCAAGGACATCCCCCTCCTCTTCGCCAACCCGCACTCCCTCATCGAGGGAATGATCATCGCCTGCTACGCGATCCGTTCGCAGCACGCCTTCATCTACCTGCGCGGCGAGGTGGTGCCGGTCCTGCGGCGCCTGCACGAGGCGGTGCGCGAGGCGTACGAGGCCGGATATCTCGGCAAGGACATCCTCGGGAGCGGGCTCGACCTCGACATCACGGTGCACGCGGGAGCGGGCGCGTACATCTGCGGCGAGGAGACGGCGCTGCTCGACTCCCTCGAAGGCCGGCGCGGTCAGCCCCGGCTGCGTCCTCCCTTCCCTGCCGTCGAGGGGCTCTACGCGTGCCCCACTGTCGTCAACAACGTGGAGTCCATCGCGTCGGTTCCCGCGATCCTGAACAAGGGCAAGGACTGGTTCAAGGCGATGGGGACCGAGAAGTCCCCCGGCTTCACGCTGTATTCGCTCTCCGGGCACGTCGTCGGCCCCGGCCAGTACGAGGCCCCGCTCGGCATCACGCTGCGCCAGCTCCTCGACATGAGCGGGGGCATGCGGCCCGGGCACCGGCTGAAGTTCTGGACCCCGGGCGGCTCCTCCACCCCGATGTTCACGGACGAGCACCTCGACGTCCCGCTCGACTACGAGGGCGTGGGCGCGGCCGGCTCGATGCTCGGCACCAAGGCGCTCCAGTGCTTCGACGAGACGACCTGCGTGGTGCGGGCCGTGACCCGGTGGACGGAGTTCTACGCCCACGAGTCCTGCGGCAAGTGCACCCCCTGCCGCGAAGGCACCTACTGGCTGGTCCAGTTGCTCCGCGACATCGAGGCCGGCAAGGGCGTCATGTCCGACCTCGACAAGCTGAACGACATCGCCGACAACATCAACGGCAAGTCCTTCTGCGCACTGGGCGATGGCGCGGCCAGCCCGATCTTCTCCTCGCTCAAGTACTTCCGCGAGGAGTACGAGCAGCACATCACGGGCAAGGGCTGCCCCTTCGACCCCAGGAAGTCGACCCTCTGGGCCGACACGGAGGTGAACGCATGA
- the nuoE gene encoding NADH-quinone oxidoreductase subunit NuoE — MTASPSNQGVSLGMPQLPAPDFPAEVRERLEADARDVIARYPDSRSALLPLLHLCQSQEGYVSRTGVRFCAEVLGLTTAEVTAVATFYTMYRRKPSGDYQVGVCTNTLCAVMGGDAIFDELKEHLGVGNNETTPDGKVTLEHIECNAACDFAPVVMVNWEFFDNQTPESAKALVDDLLAGREVSPTRGAPLCTYKETARILAGFPDEREGAVEATGGAGPASLIGLRIARGESPHASIVHPRGATTTEGGE, encoded by the coding sequence ATGACCGCCAGTCCTTCGAACCAAGGGGTCTCGCTGGGCATGCCCCAGCTGCCGGCCCCCGACTTTCCGGCGGAGGTACGCGAGCGCCTCGAAGCGGACGCCAGGGACGTCATCGCCCGCTACCCCGACAGCCGCTCCGCGCTGCTCCCGCTGCTGCACCTGTGCCAGTCGCAGGAGGGCTACGTCTCGCGCACCGGCGTCCGCTTCTGCGCCGAGGTGCTGGGCCTGACCACCGCCGAGGTCACGGCGGTGGCGACCTTCTACACGATGTACCGGCGCAAGCCCTCGGGCGACTACCAGGTCGGCGTCTGCACGAACACCCTGTGCGCGGTGATGGGCGGCGACGCCATCTTCGACGAGCTCAAGGAGCACCTCGGGGTCGGCAACAACGAGACCACCCCCGACGGCAAGGTCACCCTCGAACACATCGAGTGCAACGCGGCCTGCGACTTCGCCCCCGTGGTGATGGTCAACTGGGAGTTCTTCGACAACCAGACCCCCGAATCCGCCAAGGCCCTGGTCGACGACCTGCTGGCCGGCCGAGAGGTCTCGCCGACCCGGGGCGCTCCGCTGTGCACGTACAAGGAGACGGCCCGGATCCTGGCCGGGTTCCCGGACGAGCGCGAGGGAGCGGTCGAGGCGACCGGCGGCGCCGGTCCGGCCTCCCTGATCGGGCTGCGCATCGCCCGCGGCGAGTCCCCGCACGCCTCGATCGTGCACCCGCGGGGCGCGACCACCACCGAGGGAGGGGAGTGA
- a CDS encoding NADH-quinone oxidoreductase subunit D, with protein sequence MSTSNHASAGHADAGHASARETTEGTVYTVTGGDWDEIVQSAARADDERIVVNMGPQHPSTHGVLRLILEIDGETVTEARCGIGYLHTGIEKNLEYRNWTQGTTFVTRMDYLTPFFNETAYCLGVEKLLGITDQIPDRATVIRVLLMELNRLSSHLVCIATGGMELGATTIMIYGFRDRELILDIFELITGLRMNHAFVRPGGLAQDLPPGAVDQLREFLKTMKKNLPEYDKLATGNPIFKARMQDVGYLDLTGCMALGATGPILRSAGLPHDLRKSDPYCGYENYEFDVPTTETCDSYGRFLVRLEEMRQSLRIVEQCLERLEPGPVMVADKKIAWPAQLAMGPDGLGNSLDHIRNIMGTSMEALIHHFKLVTEGFRVPAGQVYAAVESPKGELGVHVVSDGGTRPYRVHFRDPSFTNLQAMAAMCEGGQVADVIVAVASIDPVMGGVDR encoded by the coding sequence ATGTCCACTTCGAATCACGCCTCCGCCGGCCACGCCGACGCCGGCCACGCCTCCGCGCGCGAGACGACCGAGGGCACCGTCTACACCGTCACCGGCGGCGACTGGGACGAGATCGTCCAGTCCGCGGCCAGGGCCGACGACGAGCGGATCGTCGTCAACATGGGCCCCCAGCACCCGTCCACCCACGGCGTGCTCCGCCTGATCCTGGAGATCGACGGCGAGACGGTCACCGAGGCCCGCTGCGGCATCGGCTACCTGCACACCGGCATCGAGAAGAACCTCGAATACCGGAACTGGACGCAGGGCACCACCTTCGTGACGCGCATGGACTACCTGACGCCGTTCTTCAACGAGACGGCGTACTGCCTGGGCGTCGAGAAGCTGCTCGGCATCACCGACCAGATCCCGGACCGAGCCACCGTCATCCGCGTCCTGCTGATGGAGCTCAACCGGCTCTCCTCCCACCTGGTGTGCATCGCCACCGGCGGCATGGAGCTGGGCGCGACCACGATCATGATCTACGGCTTCCGCGACCGCGAGCTGATCCTCGACATCTTCGAGCTGATCACCGGGCTGCGCATGAACCACGCGTTCGTCCGCCCCGGCGGCCTCGCGCAGGACCTGCCCCCGGGCGCCGTCGACCAGCTGCGCGAATTCCTCAAGACCATGAAGAAGAACCTGCCGGAGTACGACAAGCTCGCCACCGGCAACCCCATCTTCAAGGCCCGCATGCAGGACGTCGGCTACCTCGACCTCACCGGCTGCATGGCGCTCGGCGCCACCGGCCCGATCCTGCGCTCCGCCGGCCTGCCGCACGACCTGCGCAAGTCGGACCCGTACTGCGGCTACGAGAACTACGAGTTCGACGTGCCGACCACCGAGACCTGTGACTCCTACGGGCGGTTCCTCGTCCGCCTGGAGGAGATGCGCCAGTCGCTGCGCATCGTCGAGCAGTGCCTGGAGCGCCTGGAGCCGGGCCCGGTGATGGTCGCCGACAAGAAGATCGCCTGGCCCGCGCAGCTGGCGATGGGCCCCGACGGCCTCGGCAACTCGCTCGACCACATCAGGAACATCATGGGCACCTCCATGGAGGCCCTCATCCACCACTTCAAGCTGGTGACCGAGGGCTTCCGGGTACCGGCGGGGCAGGTGTACGCGGCCGTCGAGTCCCCCAAGGGCGAGCTCGGCGTGCACGTCGTCTCCGACGGCGGAACCCGCCCCTACCGGGTCCACTTCCGCGACCCGTCCTTCACCAACCTGCAGGCCATGGCCGCGATGTGCGAGGGCGGCCAGGTCGCCGACGTCATCGTCGCCGTCGCCTCCATCGACCCCGTGATGGGAGGCGTCGACCGATGA
- a CDS encoding NADH-quinone oxidoreductase subunit C produces the protein MSETQEPENGTNGTNGTHGGNGSNFPAPRAQGPEVIGVRKGMFGAAGGGDTSGYGGLVRTIALPGPSARPYGSYFDEVVDELEGALEEQDLLPANAIEKVVVDRGELTLHIAREHLVRVASTLRDDPALRFELCTGVSGVHFPDTAPIHDVGRELHAVYHLRSLTHGRILRLEVSVPDSDPHVPSLVSVYPTNDWHERETYDFFGLIFDGHPALTRIMMPDDWQGFPQRKDYPLGGIPIEYKGAQIPAPDQRRSYS, from the coding sequence GTGAGCGAGACCCAAGAGCCGGAGAACGGCACCAACGGCACGAACGGCACCCACGGCGGGAACGGCAGCAACTTCCCCGCGCCCCGCGCCCAGGGCCCCGAGGTCATCGGCGTCCGCAAGGGCATGTTCGGGGCCGCGGGCGGCGGGGACACCAGCGGCTACGGCGGGCTGGTGCGGACGATTGCCCTCCCGGGCCCGTCCGCTCGGCCCTACGGCTCGTACTTCGACGAGGTCGTGGACGAGCTGGAGGGCGCCTTGGAGGAGCAGGACCTGCTCCCTGCGAACGCGATCGAGAAGGTGGTCGTAGATCGGGGAGAGCTCACTCTCCACATCGCCCGCGAGCACCTCGTCCGGGTCGCGAGCACCCTGCGCGACGACCCGGCCCTGCGCTTCGAGCTCTGCACCGGCGTCTCCGGCGTGCACTTCCCCGACACTGCGCCGATTCACGACGTGGGCCGCGAGCTGCACGCCGTGTACCACCTGCGCTCGCTCACGCACGGCCGGATCCTGCGGCTGGAGGTGTCCGTCCCGGACAGCGACCCGCACGTCCCCTCGCTCGTCTCCGTCTACCCGACCAACGACTGGCACGAGCGCGAGACGTACGACTTCTTCGGCCTGATCTTCGACGGGCACCCGGCCCTCACCCGGATCATGATGCCGGACGACTGGCAGGGCTTCCCGCAGCGCAAGGACTACCCGCTCGGCGGCATCCCCATCGAGTACAAGGGCGCCCAGATCCCGGCTCCCGACCAGCGGAGGTCGTACAGCTGA
- a CDS encoding NuoB/complex I 20 kDa subunit family protein gives MGLEEKLPSGFLLTTVEQAAGWVRKSSVFPATFGLACCAIEMMTTGAGRYDLARFGMEVFRGSPRQADLMIVAGRVSQKMAPVLRQVYDQMPAPKWVISMGVCASSGGMFNNYAIVQGVDHIVPVDIYLPGCPPRPEMLMDAILKLHQKIQGSKLGVNREEAAREAEEAALKALPIIEMKGLLR, from the coding sequence ATGGGACTGGAAGAGAAGCTGCCGAGCGGCTTTCTGCTGACCACCGTCGAACAGGCCGCGGGCTGGGTGCGCAAGTCGTCGGTCTTCCCGGCGACGTTCGGCCTCGCCTGCTGTGCCATCGAGATGATGACCACCGGAGCGGGCCGGTACGACCTGGCCCGCTTCGGCATGGAGGTCTTCCGCGGCTCCCCGCGCCAGGCCGATCTGATGATCGTGGCCGGACGGGTCAGCCAGAAGATGGCGCCGGTACTGCGGCAGGTGTACGACCAGATGCCCGCTCCCAAATGGGTCATCTCCATGGGGGTTTGTGCATCTTCGGGCGGAATGTTCAACAACTACGCGATCGTCCAGGGCGTCGACCACATCGTTCCGGTGGACATCTACCTGCCGGGCTGCCCGCCGCGCCCCGAGATGCTGATGGACGCGATCCTCAAGCTCCACCAGAAGATCCAGGGCTCCAAGCTCGGCGTGAACCGGGAAGAGGCGGCCCGTGAGGCGGAGGAGGCGGCCCTCAAGGCCCTCCCCATCATCGAGATGAAGGGGCTGCTCCGGTGA
- a CDS encoding NADH-quinone oxidoreductase subunit A → MNLYAPILVLGALGAGFAIFSVVMATLIGPKRYNRAKLEAYECGIEPTPMPAGGGRFPIKYYLTAMLFIIFDIEVVFLYPWAVTFDSLGIFGLVEMLLFVLTVFVAYAYVWRRGGLEWD, encoded by the coding sequence GTGAATCTGTACGCGCCCATCCTCGTGCTCGGCGCCCTCGGCGCAGGGTTTGCGATCTTCTCCGTGGTCATGGCCACGCTGATCGGCCCAAAACGGTACAACCGGGCAAAGCTTGAGGCCTACGAGTGCGGCATCGAGCCCACACCGATGCCGGCCGGCGGCGGCCGCTTCCCGATCAAGTACTACCTGACGGCGATGCTCTTCATCATCTTCGATATCGAGGTCGTCTTCCTCTACCCCTGGGCCGTCACCTTCGACTCCCTGGGGATCTTCGGGCTCGTCGAGATGCTGCTCTTCGTGCTCACCGTCTTCGTCGCCTACGCCTACGTGTGGCGCCGCGGCGGCCTGGAATGGGACTGA
- a CDS encoding C40 family peptidase, whose translation MSHTAHIPSHRKPRRSASKLAVRAGVAGGVLSTLAMAGTASASPAEPVAETTLEMPVLNLDLASEVSSAVTTAAENTRLAAVEGELTAQEESARTGAAAEAKQAKDEAQKKADAEKKAKAEADRKAEAERANRTSERTTLATKSSGEGSGSSQGSGTVTAPATGSAAAIVNFARAQVGKAYVMGGTGPSSFDCSGLVQAAYRQAGISLPRMSQAQSSAGKSVSLSALQPGDILYWGSKGSAYHVAIYVGGGKFVGAQNPSTGIVERSLSYDKPTGAVRVL comes from the coding sequence ATGTCCCACACCGCTCACATACCCAGCCACCGGAAGCCCCGCCGCAGCGCCTCGAAGCTCGCGGTCCGCGCCGGAGTTGCCGGTGGCGTCCTCAGCACCCTGGCCATGGCCGGCACCGCGAGCGCGTCCCCAGCCGAGCCTGTGGCCGAGACGACGCTCGAAATGCCGGTCCTCAACCTGGATCTGGCCTCCGAGGTCTCCTCCGCCGTCACCACGGCCGCCGAGAACACCCGTCTGGCCGCCGTCGAAGGCGAACTGACCGCCCAGGAGGAGAGCGCCCGCACCGGCGCCGCCGCCGAGGCGAAGCAGGCCAAGGACGAGGCCCAGAAGAAGGCCGACGCCGAGAAGAAGGCGAAGGCCGAGGCGGACCGCAAGGCCGAGGCCGAGCGCGCCAACCGCACTTCCGAGCGCACCACCCTGGCCACCAAGTCCTCCGGCGAGGGCTCCGGCAGCAGCCAGGGCTCCGGCACCGTGACCGCCCCGGCCACCGGTTCCGCCGCCGCCATCGTCAACTTCGCCCGCGCGCAGGTCGGCAAGGCGTACGTCATGGGCGGCACCGGCCCGTCCTCCTTCGACTGCTCCGGCCTCGTCCAGGCCGCCTACCGCCAGGCCGGCATCTCGCTGCCGCGCATGTCCCAGGCGCAGTCCTCGGCCGGGAAGTCGGTGTCCCTGAGCGCCCTGCAGCCCGGCGACATCCTGTACTGGGGCTCCAAGGGCAGCGCGTACCACGTCGCCATCTACGTCGGCGGCGGCAAGTTCGTCGGCGCGCAGAACCCCAGCACGGGCATCGTCGAGCGCAGCCTGAGCTACGACAAGCCGACGGGCGCCGTCCGCGTCCTCTGA
- a CDS encoding peptidase inhibitor family I36 protein, giving the protein MNKSLRKLGITAVPAALAGAVILAMAAPASASPRDGYLEQFEFGMYWEAGRSGCVFDINNDDPNFTDNYFAGPAGCGGRGQNTNDNTESYWNRDAFGWNVYTDVNWKGIKGSIPIGHIGDASSNFRNKISSSDFYVQ; this is encoded by the coding sequence ATGAACAAGAGCCTCCGGAAGCTCGGCATCACGGCCGTGCCCGCCGCACTCGCCGGCGCTGTGATCCTGGCGATGGCCGCTCCGGCCTCGGCGTCTCCGCGTGACGGTTACCTGGAACAGTTCGAGTTCGGGATGTACTGGGAGGCCGGCCGCAGCGGCTGCGTCTTCGACATCAACAACGACGACCCCAATTTCACCGACAACTACTTCGCGGGCCCGGCCGGCTGCGGTGGCCGGGGTCAGAACACCAACGACAACACGGAGTCCTATTGGAACCGTGACGCCTTCGGGTGGAACGTCTACACGGATGTGAACTGGAAGGGAATCAAGGGTTCCATTCCGATCGGTCACATCGGTGACGCGTCCTCCAATTTCAGGAACAAGATCAGCTCCTCGGACTTCTACGTTCAGTAG
- a CDS encoding peptidoglycan-binding protein, producing the protein MSELSDVVEDVIEDGRGGTAAAGKDAPDSGALARGRRVVLGIVAGAALMAVGGLLATTLVKSPAQAAAETGPPAQGALTAEVERRVLAETVVMRGTVVADQSVEVAPQPRSVDGAGTPVVTKLPLKTGDTVAAGQLLAEVSGRPVFTLKGTLPVYRDLKPGATGDDVAQLQHALRELGHGTGSDRKGFFGPGSKAALAARYRAIGYDPLPAVADGGEGIKAAQEAVRSAEWALEDAEGSRGGKATTSGATAQPGTATGGTEGKPGSGTAAGATGTAGTTGTTGTTGTTGTADGGKTSGTDGGSGRTVSRARQALTDARAKLAAAEAADGPMLPAAETVFLGSFPARVSSIGARIGSAASGPILTLSAGELVVEAYLKDDKKQLLHAGMPVVVSSEVAGTDVRGKVALVATERSTGQPTGQQPDQNGQGGSQGSSQGGSQGKSAGADLGYRMVVRADQPLPAGFAGQDVRLTIESAATDGEALVVPVTAVSASAEGRTVVTAVAADGTQRRIEVRTGTSGDGYVAVAPVQADSLAAGTRVVIGAAPKGNTK; encoded by the coding sequence ATGAGTGAGCTGAGCGACGTCGTGGAGGACGTGATCGAGGACGGGCGGGGCGGCACGGCTGCCGCAGGGAAGGACGCGCCGGACTCCGGCGCGCTCGCCCGGGGGCGGCGCGTGGTGCTGGGCATCGTCGCCGGGGCCGCGCTCATGGCCGTCGGCGGGCTGCTGGCCACCACGCTGGTGAAATCCCCCGCGCAGGCCGCCGCCGAGACCGGGCCGCCCGCGCAGGGGGCGCTCACCGCCGAGGTCGAGCGGCGCGTACTGGCCGAGACGGTCGTCATGCGCGGGACCGTCGTCGCCGACCAGAGCGTCGAGGTGGCCCCGCAGCCCCGCTCCGTCGACGGCGCGGGCACGCCCGTCGTGACCAAGCTGCCGCTCAAGACCGGGGACACGGTCGCGGCCGGGCAGCTGCTGGCGGAGGTCTCCGGGCGGCCCGTGTTCACCCTCAAGGGGACCCTGCCCGTGTACCGCGACCTGAAGCCGGGCGCCACCGGCGACGACGTGGCGCAGCTCCAGCATGCGTTGCGCGAACTCGGACACGGCACCGGCAGCGACCGCAAGGGCTTCTTCGGCCCGGGCAGCAAGGCCGCCCTTGCCGCCCGCTACCGGGCCATCGGGTACGACCCGCTGCCCGCCGTGGCCGACGGCGGGGAAGGAATCAAGGCCGCACAGGAGGCCGTACGGTCGGCCGAGTGGGCCCTTGAGGATGCCGAGGGCTCCCGCGGAGGCAAGGCGACGACCTCCGGCGCCACCGCTCAGCCCGGTACCGCGACCGGGGGTACCGAGGGCAAGCCGGGCAGCGGCACGGCCGCCGGCGCCACGGGTACCGCGGGCACCACAGGCACCACAGGCACCACAGGCACCACGGGCACCGCGGACGGAGGGAAGACCTCCGGCACCGACGGAGGCTCCGGCCGGACCGTCTCGCGCGCCCGGCAGGCACTCACCGACGCCCGGGCCAAGCTGGCCGCCGCAGAGGCCGCCGACGGGCCGATGCTCCCCGCCGCCGAGACCGTGTTCCTCGGCTCCTTCCCCGCCCGGGTCAGCAGCATCGGCGCCCGCATCGGCTCCGCCGCGTCCGGGCCGATCCTCACGCTGTCCGCCGGTGAACTCGTCGTCGAGGCCTACCTCAAGGACGACAAGAAGCAGCTGCTGCACGCCGGCATGCCGGTGGTGGTCTCCTCCGAGGTCGCCGGCACCGACGTCCGGGGCAAGGTGGCACTGGTCGCCACCGAGCGGTCCACCGGCCAGCCGACCGGGCAACAGCCCGACCAGAACGGCCAGGGCGGTTCCCAGGGGAGTTCCCAGGGCGGCTCCCAGGGCAAGAGCGCCGGCGCCGATCTCGGCTACCGGATGGTGGTCCGCGCCGACCAGCCGCTGCCCGCCGGTTTCGCCGGCCAGGACGTCCGGCTGACCATCGAGTCCGCCGCCACCGACGGCGAGGCCCTCGTGGTTCCCGTCACCGCCGTCTCCGCGAGCGCGGAGGGCCGGACGGTCGTCACCGCCGTGGCCGCCGACGGCACCCAGCGGCGCATCGAGGTCCGGACCGGCACGAGCGGCGACGGCTACGTGGCCGTCGCCCCCGTCCAGGCCGACTCCCTCGCCGCCGGTACCAGGGTCGTCATCGGCGCCGCCCCGAAGGGGAACACCAAGTGA